A window from Salvia miltiorrhiza cultivar Shanhuang (shh) chromosome 2, IMPLAD_Smil_shh, whole genome shotgun sequence encodes these proteins:
- the LOC131008551 gene encoding pentatricopeptide repeat-containing protein At5g61800, protein MRREMQIICMQTSHLVSTLKLSCKTSAHIHQVHAQAITRGLFSLYPSLLLSHILHSFTFSPQHHTTNHHIIYFTNVFTLIPNPSTFNYNTIIRAHTTLRSPHTAFIFFLQMRRRSISPDFHTFPFLLKACGALHNSLPLARALHAQVMKLGFLDDVFVRNSLSSAYCRSRDVDGGKGVFEGSLFRDVVSYNIMIDGFVKAGEIDRARQLLDEMPERNAVSWGTLLAGYAKLDRPVEAIELFDSMIASQVKFDNVALVSALSACAQLGKMEKGKEIHEYIERNGIELDAYIGTALVDLYAKCGFVETAKQVFASCREQNVSVWNAMLMGLAIHGDGASLLQHFSRMLEDGIKPDGVTILGILVGCSHSGMINEAKSVFTRMESAYGVARDLRHYGCMADLLARAGMIREAVEMIEGMPMGGDVFVWGGLLGGCKIHGDVEVAEEAAKHVMRVKPEDGSVYSVLAQVYANSGRWDDVVKVRRLRECRWGIRKSAGWSLIELDGVEHEFVSWDCLHPCTEHIYFVLNTLQLHHYQQL, encoded by the coding sequence atgagaagagaaatGCAAATAATATGCATGCAAACATCCCATCTCGTATCCACTCTCAAACTCAGCTGCAAAACCAGCGCACACATCCACCAAGTCCATGCTCAAGCCATCACCAGAggcctcttctctctctacccctctctccttctctctcacATCCTCCATTCCTTCACTTTCTCACCCCAACACCACACCACCAATCATCACATCATCTACTTCACCAACGTTTTCACTCTCATCCCAAACCCCTCTACTTTCAACTACAACACCATTATCCGCGCACACACCACCCTCCGCTCTCCTCACACCGCCTTCATTTTCTTCCTCCAAATGCGCCGGAGATCGATCTCCCCGGATTTCCACACTTTCCCCTTCCTTCTCAAAGCTTGTGGGGCTTTGCACAACTCGCTTCCGCTTGCGAGGGCTCTTCACGCTCAAGTcatgaaattagggtttttggatGATGTGTTCGTGCGCAATTCGCTTTCCTCCGCCTACTGCAGGTCCCGCGACGTTGATGGGGGGAAAGGGGTGTTTGAAGGGAGCTTGTTTAGGGATGTCGTGAGTTACAATATTATGATTGATGGCTTTGTCAAGGCTGGAGAAATTGATCGTGCTCGTCAACTGCTAGACGAAATGCCTGAACGAAATGCGGTTTCTTGGGGCACCCTTTTGGCAGGGTACGCGAAACTGGACCGGCCAGTTGAGGCCATTGAGCTGTTTGATAGCATGATTGCTTCGCAGGTGAAGTTCGACAATGTTGCTCTGGTGTCGGCGCTCTCGGCCTGCGCGCAGCTGGGGAAGATGGAGAAAGGGAAAGAGATACACGAATACATAGAGAGAAATGGGATTGAGTTGGACGCCTACATAGGAACCGCCTTGGTTGATCTCTACGCAAAATGTGGCTTCGTTGAAACGGCTAAGCAAGTTTTCGCGTCGTGTCGCGAGCAGAACGTTTCGGTATGGAATGCAATGCTGATGGGATTGGCCATCCACGGCGACGGCGCGTCGCTGCTCCAACATTTTTCAAGAATGCTAGAAGACGGCATCAAGCCGGATGGGGTGACGATTCTGGGCATCCTCGTGGGGTGCAGCCACTCCGGCATGATCAACGAGGCTAAGAGTGTTTTCACGAGGATGGAGAGTGCGTATGGCGTGGCGAGAGACCTGAGGCACTACGGATGCATGGCTGATCTGCTTGCGCGCGCAGGGATGATAAGGGAAGCTGTGGAGATGATAGAGGGGATGCCGATGGGAGGGGACGTGTTCGTGTGGGGAGGGCTGCTCGGAGGGTGCAAGATACACGGGGACGTGGAGGTGGCGGAGGAGGCGGCCAAGCATGTGATGCGGGTGAAGCCGGAAGATGGCTCCGTTTATTCAGTTTTGGCGCAGGTGTACGCGAATTCAGGGCGTTGGGACGACGTGGTGAAGGTGCGGAGGTTGAGAGAGTGCAGATGGGGGATCAGGAAGAGCGCTGGGTGGAGCTTGATCGAGCTAGATGGGGTGGAGCATGAGTTTGTTTCTTGGGATTGCTTGCATCCCTGCACGGAACATATATACTTCGTCTTGAACACTTTGCAGCTGCATCACTACCAACAACTCTAG
- the LOC131008553 gene encoding uncharacterized protein LOC131008553 isoform X1 codes for MAFRSAAYWKSMVKVVGSCSSFTTSTLPKLKAYAPAATHVRPSSASGDSKSKLGARGDMFPVLMAVGMISLSAGFGLFTAWHQLGRGPNLYVKKSRRETIPEVVEPEHVAEEAEKFVKQSFFRKVAHIQELDRQNVMSDPLRGDVFTRYIFVFPELNGLSRVNYMKKESKMKYFMLVVAGQ; via the exons ATGGCATTTCGGTCAGCG GCTTACTGGAAATCAATGGTAAAAGTGGTTGGGAGTTGTTCGAGTTTCACGACATCAACTCTGCCCAAATTGAAAGCCTACGCCCCCGCCGCCACTCATGTTCGCCCCTCTTCAGCTTCAGGGGACTCTAAATCAAA GTTGGGTGCGAGGGGGGATATGTTTCCGGTGTTGATGGCGGTGGGGATGATCAGTCTGTCGGCGGGGTTTGGATTATTTACGGCGTGGCACCAGCTGGGGCGGGGGCCGAATCTCTATGTGAAGAAATCGAGGAGGGAGACGATCCCGGAGGTGGTGGAGCCGGAGCACGTGGCGGAGGAGGCGGAGAAGTTCGTGAAACAATCTTTCTTCAGGAAGGTTGCCCATATTCAGGAGTTGGACCGCCAAAACGTCATGTCTGATCCACTCCGTGGTGATGTGTTCACAAGGTATATATTCGTATTTCCTGAATTAAATGGATTATCCAGAGTTAATTATATGAAAAAGGAGagtaaaatgaaatattttatgttgGTGGTGGCAGGGCAGTAA
- the LOC131008553 gene encoding uncharacterized protein LOC131008553 isoform X2, translating into MAFRSAAYWKSMVKVVGSCSSFTTSTLPKLKAYAPAATHVRPSSASGDSKSKLGARGDMFPVLMAVGMISLSAGFGLFTAWHQLGRGPNLYVKKSRRETIPEVVEPEHVAEEAEKFVKQSFFRKVAHIQELDRQNVMSDPLRGDVFTRAVKVETLRDAGVDPEPN; encoded by the exons ATGGCATTTCGGTCAGCG GCTTACTGGAAATCAATGGTAAAAGTGGTTGGGAGTTGTTCGAGTTTCACGACATCAACTCTGCCCAAATTGAAAGCCTACGCCCCCGCCGCCACTCATGTTCGCCCCTCTTCAGCTTCAGGGGACTCTAAATCAAA GTTGGGTGCGAGGGGGGATATGTTTCCGGTGTTGATGGCGGTGGGGATGATCAGTCTGTCGGCGGGGTTTGGATTATTTACGGCGTGGCACCAGCTGGGGCGGGGGCCGAATCTCTATGTGAAGAAATCGAGGAGGGAGACGATCCCGGAGGTGGTGGAGCCGGAGCACGTGGCGGAGGAGGCGGAGAAGTTCGTGAAACAATCTTTCTTCAGGAAGGTTGCCCATATTCAGGAGTTGGACCGCCAAAACGTCATGTCTGATCCACTCCGTGGTGATGTGTTCACAAG GGCAGTAAAGGTGGAGACACTGAGGGACGCCGGGGTGGATCCCGAACCCAATTAG
- the LOC131008552 gene encoding sucrose nonfermenting 4-like protein — translation MVQTPFTWRYGGRQVFLSASFNGWTERIPLLLVEGSETIFQKIIDLLPGCYQYKFLVDGTWEVDQQQVCATDEFGTTNNVVVVSATSFAGSSSGVPLDGTVVPLTDGEMDISRQVVSMHLLSSTTYELIPISGKVIALDVEVDVEQAFHVMYDLGLTVVPLWDESSGQLAGMLTASDFILILLQLHGDQGMFANEELQARTVSSWKGWKLQHHRDLIRTTVPFQRRPLIHAGPDESLAGLASRILHNNISAVPIIHSVNGMSPRLLHVACLAGILRNVCNHLRHHLGHLTLLQQPVGYLPVGAWAAEVRQTFSRPLMALHPNDTLSSALALLLQAQISSIPIVDDGGNFLNMYSKSDITSLARDNIYTRVQLDQITVSQALELTGERGPTRYKTCTRFDSLYRVMELLSEPDVRRVVVVEASSRRVEGIITLRDVFNLLSI, via the exons ATGGTGCAAACTCCGTTTACATGGCGCTATGGCGGTCGTCAAGTCTTCCTCTCCGCTTCCTTCAATGG GTGGACTGAGAGGATACCGCTGCTTTTAGTGGAAGGTTCGGAAACTATTTTTCAGAAGATTATTGATCTTCTGCCTGGATGTTATCAG TACAAATTCTTGGTTGATGGTACATGGGAAGTTGATCAGCAGCAGGTTTGTGCTACAGATGAGTTCGGAACTACAAACAACGTAGTTGTCGTGAGTGCAACGAGCTTTGCA GGTTCGTCTTCAGGCGTTCCCCTCGATGGAACAGTTGTGCCATTAACCGATGGTGAGATGGATATTTCCCGTCAAGTTGTATCCATGCATTTGTTGTCATCTACAACGTATGAGCTGATACCAATTTCAGGCAAG GTTATTGCTTTGGATGTTGAGGTGGATGTGGAACAAGCCTTCCATGTTATGTATGACTTG GGGTTGACAGTTGTGCCTCTATGGGATGAGAGCAGCGGTCAGTTAGCAGGAATGTTAACTGCTTcagattttattttgattttgctTCAG CTTCATGGAGATCAAGGAATGTTTGCTAATGAAGAGCTTCAAGCACGAACAGTTTCTTCATGGAAAGGATGGAAGCTTCAACATCACCGAGATTTGATTAGGACTACTGTTCCCTTTCAAAGAAGGCCTTTGATTCAT GCTGGTCCGGACGAATCCTTAGCTGGACTGGCTTCAAGGATTCTACACAATAATATATCTGCTGTTCCTATTATACATTCAGTAAATGGAATGAGTCCTCGTTTACTACATGTGGCGTGCCTTGCTGGGATATTAAGAA ATGTATGCAACCATTTACGGCACCATCTCGGACATCTAACTCTCCTACAGCAACCAGTTGGCTACCTTCCCGTAGGCGCTTGGGCTGCTGAAGTTAGACAAACATTTAGTCGCCCTTTGATGGCGCTACACCCCAACGACACCCTTAGTTCTGCTCTTGCTTTATTACTACAAG CTCAAATAAGCTCAATACCAATAGTTGATGATGGGGGCAACTTTCTAAATATGTACTCTAAGAG TGATATTACCTCATTGGCAAGGGACAACATTTACACACGCGTTCAACTAGACCAGATCACAGTATCTCAA GCACTAGAACTCACCGGTGAAAGAGGCCCAACTCGGTACAAGACATGCACTAGGTTCGACTCCTTGTACCGCGTAATGGAACTTCTCTCTGAGCCAG ACGTGCGCCGGGTAGTCGTGGTCGAGGCCTCCAGCCGCCGTGTTGAAGGTATAATCACATTGAGAGACGTTTTTAACCTCTTGTCTATTTGA